A DNA window from Paenibacillus sp. HWE-109 contains the following coding sequences:
- a CDS encoding HEAT repeat domain-containing protein, with amino-acid sequence MLFRNDPLDKKRLLTELDSMGYSDRMKRIAVLGREYKGEATYSALLASLLDSGSAYEGHLALTGASVANDPSAVLLGLNHGKAGVRGRAARLLPEVVSEPDFLIESEIVFMSYESRRQLFRSIVTVSRQDWAERLLPLVLSRWGGIEAAKLLSACREETVRHRLPELGYAVRNWKLLTNRNPVIVADYFNHVLQSATQQEKIPIWWRFASAIEILSVSRPNFVLECALKYGPSDVLHPVLKPRLGILMNADPNGVFRLLTREEARGDLLTHGVPTGVLKCRKLFSVEQWAELTSLLADQPLHVAKVLDTLAPSWRGSIFEAAYKEEGRGMRIFPMQLLDALPHLLRDKEASRMLGLRGIVESRNRVLEITARRLIDHAREKLEQAAYGSSGADERAAAYIHLVKSTALSRTGMNETLRFLTRIKNDQDPVRSAVMNELSSCPITIFTDDHADDLTLLADSVIEARDTSYATRMSTENLVFALIRYHASQPESALFKLALRTFTRMAMRDGQFMLRSMNWDSLPDRALTRLADELYALGVEANKRESFTYILRMAGTFGKAAERLPKLQLLLKELLQDKSVSPQAVHYWLAPRKTRDERVKELLARDPSFISFQEVFMHLHLKRQEWLDPFISGAVIKGKHLSGKTIYVVPSVDGFHRWLPRQQKKLALLMEKVALDTKRNFRERSTAMRGLAKMPDYSSNQWTKLLKDEEVQIVESALQACSFWEEPEKALPVLLDHLDGDRARVAMYAIPRCVRKMKPESMTAMLADLLNRDKLRITVRKEAIRLLGAYKSSESLSLLLREFGKPNAHKDVLIAIGHAARQWLDDERSWDILGSLALSPERDIVKSLLYQKPDELPLKDRPRYVQWIAEIAGRVDPDVAKEAFRAMSFWAKGNEELLAESACKAIMDSENSSRWKAALDTLIVSCRDGLVNEQVIGLCRQLADTESSAQWNASAERDLPHRQRLFALIDKLVLLPQYARRELVPLYDGFIGVLSVCEAMQPVLIKLHLAKIEWNNIDQAVTCLDHVIQLGTAQPYLLDYAYRMVIQTVHAGKGNWTPEALLTIVECLDARAQFEAQYVGLSLLQAAGKSLMWNQASAERLRTYRKHWHEAIRILALDMWTSLE; translated from the coding sequence TTGTTGTTTCGGAATGATCCGCTGGATAAGAAACGGTTACTAACGGAACTTGACTCAATGGGATACTCGGACAGAATGAAGCGGATAGCCGTATTGGGGCGCGAATATAAAGGCGAGGCAACTTATTCCGCTTTGCTTGCGTCGTTGCTTGATAGCGGCAGCGCCTATGAGGGGCATTTGGCATTAACCGGCGCCAGTGTAGCGAACGATCCCAGCGCCGTTTTACTTGGTTTGAATCATGGGAAGGCGGGCGTAAGAGGACGGGCGGCCAGACTTTTGCCGGAAGTTGTCTCGGAGCCGGATTTTTTGATTGAATCGGAAATCGTATTCATGTCGTACGAGAGCCGTCGCCAACTGTTTCGAAGCATCGTGACGGTGAGCCGGCAGGATTGGGCGGAGCGGCTGCTGCCGCTTGTGCTTTCCCGATGGGGAGGAATTGAGGCTGCAAAATTGCTGTCCGCATGCAGGGAGGAAACGGTTCGTCACAGGCTCCCGGAGCTGGGCTATGCGGTGCGGAATTGGAAATTGTTAACAAATCGCAACCCCGTTATCGTTGCGGATTACTTCAATCACGTGTTGCAGAGCGCAACACAGCAGGAGAAAATTCCTATATGGTGGAGGTTTGCTTCGGCGATTGAAATACTAAGTGTATCAAGACCAAACTTCGTTCTGGAATGTGCGTTAAAGTATGGGCCAAGTGATGTTCTTCATCCTGTACTCAAACCGCGATTGGGCATTCTAATGAATGCCGACCCGAATGGTGTATTTCGCCTGCTCACTCGGGAAGAGGCGCGGGGAGATCTACTGACTCATGGCGTGCCTACGGGAGTTTTGAAGTGCAGAAAGCTGTTTTCAGTCGAGCAGTGGGCGGAGCTGACATCCTTATTGGCCGATCAGCCCTTACATGTAGCGAAGGTGTTGGACACGCTTGCGCCATCCTGGCGCGGATCGATTTTTGAGGCGGCCTACAAGGAAGAAGGACGCGGCATGCGAATTTTTCCAATGCAACTACTGGATGCATTGCCGCATCTTTTGCGCGACAAGGAAGCGTCCCGAATGTTAGGTCTTCGGGGGATTGTGGAAAGTCGGAACCGCGTGCTTGAAATAACGGCGAGGCGCTTGATAGACCACGCCAGAGAAAAGCTGGAACAAGCCGCATATGGATCTTCTGGCGCGGATGAGCGCGCAGCCGCTTACATCCATCTAGTCAAAAGCACTGCGTTGTCGCGAACCGGGATGAATGAAACGTTGCGTTTCCTGACCCGGATCAAGAACGATCAGGACCCGGTACGCAGTGCCGTCATGAACGAGCTGTCAAGCTGTCCGATTACGATCTTCACGGATGACCATGCAGACGACTTGACTTTGCTGGCGGATAGCGTGATTGAAGCCAGAGATACCTCTTACGCAACAAGAATGTCCACAGAGAATCTGGTTTTTGCCCTAATTCGTTACCATGCCTCACAGCCCGAGAGCGCTCTTTTTAAATTAGCCCTAAGAACGTTCACCAGAATGGCGATGAGGGACGGGCAGTTTATGTTGCGCTCCATGAACTGGGACAGTTTGCCGGACCGTGCTCTGACTAGATTGGCCGATGAGCTTTATGCCCTGGGCGTGGAAGCCAATAAACGGGAGAGCTTTACTTATATTCTGCGGATGGCGGGAACGTTTGGCAAAGCGGCGGAACGTCTGCCTAAGCTTCAACTGCTGTTGAAGGAACTGTTGCAAGATAAAAGCGTGTCGCCGCAGGCCGTTCATTATTGGCTGGCTCCGCGCAAAACGCGCGATGAAAGGGTTAAAGAGCTGCTGGCCAGAGATCCCTCCTTCATTTCGTTTCAAGAGGTGTTTATGCATTTGCATCTGAAACGCCAGGAATGGCTGGACCCGTTCATTTCCGGAGCCGTCATTAAAGGCAAGCATCTCTCGGGAAAAACGATTTATGTTGTTCCCTCTGTCGACGGGTTTCATCGATGGCTGCCTCGTCAGCAAAAGAAGTTGGCTCTGCTTATGGAAAAAGTCGCTTTGGACACCAAGCGAAACTTTCGAGAGCGTTCAACTGCCATGCGCGGTTTGGCAAAAATGCCGGACTACAGCTCCAATCAATGGACGAAGCTGCTGAAGGATGAGGAAGTGCAGATTGTAGAGTCGGCGCTGCAGGCTTGTTCTTTTTGGGAGGAGCCGGAAAAAGCGCTTCCCGTTCTATTGGATCATCTAGATGGAGACCGCGCTCGCGTGGCGATGTATGCGATCCCCAGATGCGTCCGCAAGATGAAGCCGGAGTCGATGACCGCCATGTTAGCAGACCTTCTTAACCGTGACAAATTGAGAATTACGGTGAGAAAAGAAGCAATCCGCTTGTTGGGGGCTTATAAAAGCAGTGAAAGTCTGTCGCTTCTCCTCCGTGAATTCGGGAAACCGAATGCCCATAAGGATGTTCTCATCGCGATAGGGCATGCCGCCAGACAATGGCTTGATGATGAGCGAAGTTGGGATATATTGGGCTCATTAGCTTTGTCGCCGGAGCGGGATATTGTAAAAAGTCTTCTTTACCAGAAGCCTGACGAACTTCCCTTGAAGGATCGCCCAAGGTATGTGCAATGGATTGCCGAGATTGCGGGTCGCGTCGACCCGGATGTGGCAAAGGAAGCTTTCCGCGCCATGAGTTTTTGGGCAAAGGGAAACGAGGAGTTGCTTGCCGAGTCCGCCTGCAAGGCCATTATGGATTCAGAGAATAGCTCAAGATGGAAAGCGGCGCTGGATACATTAATCGTCAGTTGCCGTGACGGTTTGGTAAATGAACAGGTGATTGGCTTATGTAGGCAATTGGCTGATACGGAAAGCTCAGCCCAATGGAACGCATCTGCCGAAAGGGATCTTCCTCATCGTCAGCGGCTGTTCGCCTTGATCGACAAGCTTGTCTTATTGCCTCAATATGCAAGGCGGGAGCTCGTTCCCTTATATGATGGTTTCATTGGTGTCCTCTCTGTCTGTGAAGCGATGCAGCCCGTCTTAATCAAATTGCATTTGGCAAAGATTGAATGGAACAACATTGACCAGGCTGTGACTTGTTTGGATCACGTGATACAGTTGGGGACAGCGCAACCGTATCTGTTGGATTACGCTTATAGAATGGTCATTCAAACCGTGCATGCCGGCAAGGGGAATTGGACGCCGGAGGCGCTTCTGACTATCGTGGAATGTCTGGATGCCCGAGCACAGTTCGAGGCTCAGTATGTGGGGCTTTCTTTGCTGCAGGCGGCCGGCAAGTCTTTAATGTGGAATCAGGCCAGTGCCGAACGTTTGAGGACTTATCGGAAGCATTGGCATGAGGCGATTCGAATATTGGCTCTGGACATGTGGACCTCTCTGGAATAG
- a CDS encoding TlpA family protein disulfide reductase, with protein MYRKTIASIISIIILGIVAVTVFNNFNNRQIEYVTTSLKDLGGNEESIIFKDKPTAFLFFTSWCPYCNEDAPKVVSVYEKYKDKINLYGINLINRDERSGVDKYVVKYKIGYPVLLDEDNKLYKKYGSPGFPTLVFFDKNGKETKRIVGSTNQNIIDAQFRKAVINFE; from the coding sequence ATGTATCGAAAAACAATTGCAAGTATAATATCAATCATCATTTTAGGAATAGTGGCAGTGACCGTTTTTAATAACTTTAACAATAGACAAATAGAGTATGTAACGACATCATTAAAGGATTTGGGAGGAAATGAAGAAAGCATTATTTTTAAAGATAAGCCAACTGCTTTTCTTTTCTTCACTTCTTGGTGCCCGTATTGCAATGAAGATGCTCCTAAAGTTGTATCTGTTTACGAAAAGTACAAGGACAAAATTAACTTATATGGTATTAATCTGATCAATCGAGATGAACGAAGTGGAGTAGATAAATATGTCGTTAAATATAAAATTGGTTATCCAGTATTACTAGATGAGGACAATAAATTATATAAAAAATACGGCTCACCGGGATTTCCCACGCTTGTTTTTTTTGATAAAAATGGGAAAGAAACTAAAAGGATCGTTGGTTCAACAAATCAAAATATAATTGATGCACAATTTAGAAAAGCAGTGATCAACTTTGAGTAA
- a CDS encoding phosphotransferase, with protein sequence MLNLELITTEEFACVEESAQKISSVIESQKLLQNSWGIIHSDLHESNYVFYKDSPRPIDFSNCGYGFYLFDIAETFMHLSFENRRLFISTYRNVHQLQENYIEVLEAFFIWSIVRNFGFHSLNPNEHKSLSENFPSVIQNYFKKYLKEENFLLS encoded by the coding sequence CTGCTAAATTTAGAACTCATTACTACCGAAGAGTTTGCTTGTGTCGAAGAGTCAGCACAAAAAATTTCAAGTGTAATAGAAAGTCAAAAATTATTACAAAATAGTTGGGGAATTATCCATTCTGACCTTCATGAGAGCAATTATGTGTTTTACAAAGATAGCCCTCGACCTATTGATTTTTCCAATTGTGGTTATGGTTTCTATTTATTTGATATTGCTGAAACTTTTATGCATCTTTCATTTGAAAATCGGAGATTATTTATATCAACATATAGGAATGTTCATCAACTGCAAGAAAATTATATAGAGGTATTAGAAGCTTTTTTTATATGGTCTATCGTAAGAAATTTTGGTTTCCATTCATTAAATCCAAATGAACATAAATCTTTATCAGAAAATTTTCCGTCAGTTATTCAAAACTATTTTAAAAAATATCTTAAAGAAGAGAATTTCTTATTAAGCTAA
- a CDS encoding stalk domain-containing protein produces MKKVVIAFLCGIVISLSSVVIAANELNVTLFPSEFFYNGENKSLPSEYQVINYNGHVYVPIRYVAESMGGTVGFTASQDSKPNEITIDYKTKTKTKEFPYIDPDKKISIDLTGTNDTSRATYLIGQVQLNETTYEKNIFSFDIDITLKNGNKITTLHGFASDIGKGELKTFKLRSSDFFALTDIAKVDIKVIEIVEYKSE; encoded by the coding sequence ATGAAAAAGGTCGTTATTGCATTTCTGTGTGGCATTGTTATTTCCCTCTCATCTGTAGTAATTGCAGCCAATGAATTAAACGTCACATTATTTCCATCTGAGTTTTTTTATAACGGAGAAAATAAAAGTTTGCCTAGCGAATATCAAGTCATTAATTATAACGGCCATGTATATGTACCGATTAGATACGTTGCAGAAAGTATGGGTGGGACGGTAGGATTTACTGCTAGTCAGGATTCAAAACCCAATGAGATTACAATAGATTATAAAACTAAAACTAAAACTAAAGAATTCCCTTACATAGATCCTGACAAGAAAATTAGTATTGATCTAACTGGTACTAATGACACTTCTAGAGCAACTTATTTAATTGGACAGGTCCAGCTTAATGAAACAACCTACGAGAAGAATATTTTTAGTTTCGATATTGATATAACCTTAAAGAATGGAAATAAAATTACAACTCTACATGGTTTTGCAAGCGATATTGGAAAAGGTGAACTGAAAACATTTAAATTGAGATCAAGCGATTTTTTTGCCCTTACCGATATCGCAAAAGTGGACATTAAAGTTATTGAGATTGTTGAATATAAGTCGGAATAA
- a CDS encoding Lrp/AsnC family transcriptional regulator, whose amino-acid sequence MDHVDKQILFYLQNQARISMTELGKSVGLSQPAVTERVKRMEEKGVIEEYRTVISPEKIGKHAAAYILFRTRDCLAFLDFVHASPHVAECHRISGEHSYLLKVVTESTRTLEEFSNQCDKYGTYTVLIVMSSPIDHSLLIHSLKEA is encoded by the coding sequence GTGGATCATGTAGACAAACAAATCCTCTTCTATCTTCAGAACCAGGCAAGGATTTCAATGACTGAACTGGGTAAAAGCGTGGGCTTGTCCCAACCTGCTGTAACGGAACGAGTTAAGAGAATGGAAGAAAAGGGAGTAATCGAAGAATATCGTACCGTCATTTCTCCTGAAAAAATTGGAAAGCATGCGGCCGCCTATATATTGTTTCGGACTAGGGACTGCTTGGCATTTCTTGATTTTGTCCATGCCTCTCCCCATGTTGCCGAGTGTCACCGCATAAGCGGAGAACACAGTTATTTATTGAAAGTAGTGACAGAATCCACACGCACACTCGAAGAGTTTAGCAATCAGTGCGATAAATATGGAACCTATACAGTCCTGATTGTCATGTCTTCACCGATCGATCATAGTCTTCTAATTCATTCTCTCAAAGAAGCATAA
- a CDS encoding GNAT family N-acetyltransferase, with translation MSYIEITKQNIDREHICCALGAKQYEQAVLEKKKWLRDRMDDGLVFYRLNERSKVFIEYLPAEKAWVPILAPNYMYVNCLWVSGRYKNQGHGKHLLDKCKEDAMALGMDGIVHIVGKKKLPYLSEKHYFEYMGFEVVDESEPYFELMTLKWSDSAPTPVFNVTHTSDSEGIHIYYTAQCPFAVGVLEELRDVASNRGFAFHTHHIQTREEALVAPTAWTTFSLLYNGKFITHEILSPNKFEKLLNDLK, from the coding sequence ATGAGCTATATAGAAATTACGAAACAAAATATTGATCGTGAGCACATTTGCTGTGCATTGGGTGCAAAGCAGTATGAGCAGGCCGTACTCGAAAAAAAGAAATGGCTTAGGGATCGTATGGATGATGGGTTAGTATTCTATCGTCTGAATGAGCGTTCAAAGGTGTTTATTGAATATCTTCCTGCGGAAAAAGCGTGGGTTCCAATCTTAGCCCCTAACTATATGTATGTCAATTGTCTATGGGTTTCTGGTAGATATAAGAATCAAGGACATGGAAAACACTTGCTGGACAAATGTAAGGAAGATGCAATGGCGCTTGGGATGGATGGCATCGTGCATATTGTTGGAAAGAAGAAGCTCCCCTATCTGAGTGAGAAGCACTACTTCGAATACATGGGTTTTGAAGTGGTTGATGAATCTGAACCTTACTTTGAGCTAATGACTCTGAAATGGAGCGATTCAGCCCCTACGCCAGTATTTAACGTCACACATACATCTGACTCGGAGGGTATCCACATTTACTATACTGCTCAATGTCCTTTTGCTGTCGGTGTCTTGGAGGAACTAAGGGATGTTGCAAGTAATCGAGGTTTCGCATTCCACACCCACCATATCCAAACTAGAGAAGAAGCTCTAGTGGCTCCAACTGCTTGGACAACCTTTAGTCTGTTATATAATGGGAAGTTTATCACACACGAAATATTAAGTCCCAACAAGTTTGAGAAGCTTTTGAATGATTTGAAGTAG
- a CDS encoding SRPBCC family protein, protein MISMQDEKFFLKLHHVYNASKERVFMAWTKEEQLKQWWGLVGFTTTIEVMDVSLGGNYLFHMKAPNGKVHTLEGRYVEIVPHEKLSFTWKWVNEGDGSEETLVTIDFVGKDKKTELVITHSEFSTMKEAKKHNNSWTNSLEGGLCNYFN, encoded by the coding sequence ATGATATCAATGCAGGATGAGAAATTTTTCCTTAAGCTTCATCACGTATACAACGCGAGCAAGGAAAGAGTGTTCATGGCTTGGACGAAGGAAGAACAGTTAAAGCAATGGTGGGGGCTGGTGGGCTTCACGACGACCATTGAAGTAATGGACGTTTCACTTGGAGGGAACTACCTTTTTCATATGAAAGCTCCGAATGGCAAGGTTCATACTTTAGAAGGTCGATATGTTGAGATCGTTCCGCATGAAAAGCTATCGTTTACTTGGAAGTGGGTGAATGAAGGAGACGGTTCGGAGGAAACGCTAGTTACGATTGACTTTGTCGGCAAGGACAAAAAGACGGAGCTTGTGATCACGCATTCTGAGTTCTCTACGATGAAAGAAGCGAAAAAACACAATAATAGTTGGACCAATTCTTTGGAAGGTGGCTTGTGCAACTATTTTAATTGA
- a CDS encoding O-methyltransferase, which yields MFNDTDNIKVPSMLNKLQKDVEQSGFNLSCDYQTGTILRTLAASKKGGYFLELGTGAGVSTSWILDGMDRDSTLVTVEQEESLHTIAKKHLASDSRVSFYTGDGGKFIEDAKDKEVYDFIFADTFPGKFYLLDETLQMLKQGGLYIIDDLTQVESWGDSHKQKVVELVSHIETREDLVITKLFWSTGLIIVTKI from the coding sequence ATGTTTAATGATACCGATAATATCAAAGTTCCAAGCATGCTAAACAAGCTGCAAAAGGATGTTGAACAATCTGGCTTTAATCTATCTTGTGATTACCAAACAGGTACTATATTGAGAACCCTCGCGGCTTCAAAAAAGGGAGGATACTTTTTAGAGTTAGGTACAGGGGCAGGGGTTTCCACAAGCTGGATACTGGATGGAATGGATAGAGATTCAACATTAGTAACCGTAGAACAAGAGGAATCTTTACATACAATCGCTAAGAAACATTTAGCTAGTGATTCACGAGTGAGTTTTTATACAGGTGATGGTGGAAAGTTTATAGAAGATGCCAAGGATAAAGAAGTATATGATTTTATTTTTGCCGATACCTTTCCTGGGAAGTTTTATCTCCTAGATGAAACGTTGCAGATGTTGAAACAAGGTGGATTGTATATCATTGACGATTTGACGCAAGTTGAATCATGGGGAGACAGTCATAAGCAGAAGGTTGTTGAATTGGTATCCCATATTGAAACTAGGGAAGATTTAGTGATAACAAAATTATTTTGGTCAACGGGGCTTATTATTGTAACAAAAATATAG
- a CDS encoding matrixin family metalloprotease: MKKKLLSLCTVIGLTFSLANVALADTPTNPWHFDNRSITFYNDGSNPTYKDFWFTGATRWTNDPQSTITVQTGYRYDFRAGNTENSSATWDGICYTNYNWLTGNISSTRAWVNTYFTTQSRYTIPIISAIATHELGHAVGLGHNDTEASVMLSYTFYSNGTLARTYEYPTPADLHSVNNKYDGYPYGTSLTAKNGESTSEKKGVPSLEKVKNPKNKENVVIIEPSWAYKYDSLKDLADSADLVIEGTVKKKDNMKTTSKKELTEYSTGSSLEIKKILKGDPTLEKKDIVVNQLGGESENTLYYSHHTTQLQDNQNVIIFLKKIGENNYIPINEDDSIFVSTDGSVDKANQTNLSTEGETTYQHLNDQSLLTKSEIISKMK; the protein is encoded by the coding sequence TTGAAAAAGAAATTGTTATCTTTGTGTACAGTTATTGGGCTTACCTTCTCACTTGCAAATGTTGCTCTTGCAGATACTCCCACGAATCCTTGGCACTTTGATAATAGGAGCATTACTTTTTACAACGATGGTTCTAATCCCACATATAAAGATTTTTGGTTTACAGGTGCTACTAGATGGACAAACGATCCTCAAAGCACTATCACAGTTCAAACAGGGTACCGATACGATTTTAGAGCTGGGAACACAGAGAATTCTAGTGCAACATGGGATGGTATTTGTTATACAAACTATAATTGGCTTACAGGAAATATATCGAGTACAAGGGCTTGGGTGAATACATATTTTACAACACAATCAAGGTATACCATCCCCATTATTAGTGCAATCGCAACTCATGAGCTTGGACATGCAGTCGGATTAGGCCACAATGATACTGAAGCTTCTGTTATGTTAAGTTACACATTCTATTCTAATGGAACTTTAGCAAGAACTTACGAATACCCCACTCCAGCAGATCTTCATTCTGTAAATAACAAATACGATGGTTACCCTTATGGAACTTCATTAACTGCTAAAAATGGAGAATCAACATCTGAAAAAAAAGGAGTACCTTCATTAGAAAAAGTAAAGAACCCTAAGAACAAAGAAAACGTGGTTATTATTGAGCCTTCATGGGCTTATAAATATGATAGTTTAAAAGACCTTGCTGATAGCGCAGACTTAGTAATTGAAGGTACTGTAAAAAAGAAGGATAATATGAAAACAACTTCGAAAAAGGAGTTAACTGAATACAGCACAGGCTCTAGTCTTGAAATAAAGAAAATTCTCAAGGGTGATCCAACATTAGAGAAAAAAGATATTGTTGTAAATCAATTAGGAGGAGAAAGCGAAAATACTCTATATTACTCTCATCACACAACACAGTTACAAGATAACCAAAATGTTATCATTTTCCTTAAAAAAATAGGCGAGAATAACTACATTCCAATTAACGAAGATGATAGTATTTTTGTAAGTACTGATGGTTCAGTTGATAAAGCAAATCAAACTAACCTAAGTACTGAAGGTGAAACTACATATCAACATTTAAACGATCAATCATTATTAACTAAAAGTGAAATCATTTCTAAAATGAAATAA
- a CDS encoding histidine phosphatase family protein: protein MKIGILRHFEVKQAYPNQRLVSKEVVTKWFADYDNSDVVVKDVDLSGIDWEICYSSDMFRAIRTAKEAYQGEVVESSKLREIPLPTFTTNLKMPFIWWAVAVKLKQLTNQASREQIRKAQMRFSEFLDQIVTDKHQSILIVSHGSLMREMRKELRKRGFNGPGFTYPENGKLYVFER from the coding sequence ATGAAAATTGGAATTCTTCGTCACTTTGAAGTTAAACAAGCATACCCGAATCAGAGGTTAGTGTCGAAAGAAGTTGTGACGAAATGGTTCGCAGATTATGATAACTCCGACGTTGTTGTAAAAGATGTGGATTTAAGTGGTATTGATTGGGAAATATGTTACTCTAGCGACATGTTTAGAGCGATCCGAACGGCGAAGGAAGCCTACCAAGGAGAAGTGGTAGAGTCCAGCAAACTAAGGGAAATACCATTGCCTACGTTTACTACAAATCTGAAAATGCCTTTTATATGGTGGGCCGTCGCGGTAAAACTCAAACAACTTACAAATCAGGCAAGCCGGGAGCAAATCAGAAAGGCACAGATGAGGTTCAGCGAATTTCTGGATCAAATCGTTACCGACAAACACCAATCCATATTGATTGTAAGCCATGGCTCGCTTATGAGGGAAATGCGCAAAGAACTGCGAAAAAGAGGGTTCAACGGCCCCGGATTTACTTATCCAGAGAACGGAAAGCTATATGTGTTTGAAAGATGA
- a CDS encoding ArsR/SmtB family transcription factor: MTLDKNPPKLKRMVKYNDELLNDVFQVLSDPTRREIIRRLAVGEMTVMNLAKPFEMSLPAVSKHLKVLEKAGLVSVRKEGTYRFYYLNPTVVENAHEWLMDLRKFWTAQVFNLEHFLDNQSKED; encoded by the coding sequence TTGACATTAGATAAAAATCCACCTAAGCTTAAACGTATGGTTAAATATAACGATGAACTATTAAACGATGTTTTCCAAGTACTTTCTGACCCGACGAGAAGAGAAATCATAAGACGTTTGGCCGTTGGAGAGATGACGGTCATGAATTTGGCTAAGCCCTTTGAAATGTCCTTGCCAGCCGTTTCTAAACACCTGAAGGTGTTGGAAAAGGCTGGTTTAGTTTCAGTTCGCAAGGAAGGAACGTATCGGTTTTATTATTTAAATCCAACTGTAGTGGAAAACGCTCACGAGTGGTTAATGGACTTGAGGAAGTTTTGGACTGCGCAAGTGTTCAACCTTGAACATTTTTTGGATAATCAATCTAAAGAAGACTAA
- a CDS encoding NAD(P)H-dependent oxidoreductase → MATVLYITANPNDHEISYSMAVGKEFVQAYRSANPNDEVVHLDLYKMGIPELDADVFSGWGKLGAGTVFDKLTDAEKTKVGRLVELVDQFVAADKYIFVNPIWNYSFPPVMKAYIDSICVAGKTFKYVTGIGRVGLLRDKKAVHIQASGSVLSPGSALADLEMGHRHLNAIMEFFEVPSFESIFVEGMAVDPDNASAIKEKAVQQAREVAWSF, encoded by the coding sequence ATGGCAACCGTATTATATATCACAGCAAATCCGAATGATCATGAAATATCATATAGCATGGCAGTAGGGAAAGAATTCGTGCAGGCTTACCGATCCGCCAATCCGAATGATGAAGTTGTACATCTTGATCTATATAAAATGGGTATTCCTGAACTTGATGCTGATGTTTTTAGCGGTTGGGGCAAGCTTGGGGCTGGCACTGTTTTTGATAAATTGACCGATGCAGAAAAAACCAAAGTAGGTCGTCTGGTTGAACTGGTTGATCAATTCGTTGCTGCGGATAAGTATATATTCGTAAATCCGATATGGAATTATTCATTTCCGCCCGTGATGAAAGCATATATTGACTCTATTTGCGTAGCAGGCAAAACTTTCAAATACGTTACGGGTATAGGTCGGGTTGGCTTGCTGAGAGATAAAAAGGCGGTTCACATTCAAGCAAGTGGAAGTGTATTATCACCTGGCTCAGCTCTCGCAGACTTAGAAATGGGACATCGTCACCTGAATGCCATTATGGAGTTTTTTGAGGTTCCTAGCTTTGAAAGCATCTTCGTTGAAGGTATGGCTGTAGATCCCGATAATGCGTCAGCGATTAAAGAAAAGGCAGTTCAACAAGCGCGCGAAGTTGCTTGGAGCTTCTAA